One window of the Magnolia sinica isolate HGM2019 chromosome 19, MsV1, whole genome shotgun sequence genome contains the following:
- the LOC131234654 gene encoding actin cytoskeleton-regulatory complex protein pan1-like: MEKEGEMEKEKAAAGGEVGHGARGRGNRGRGAHGRGTRDTCPTRAHPTPIVEDSIPEVLIQSAPPVEPIVPASSIAPVPPLVPPPQPTVPITEAPTPSAAPIPPSEVSVAPAIPTVPIGVEHFQQLVQLVATTLRTRQPTTVEVSRQSNLPQASVIAQEFR, encoded by the exons atggagaaggaagGGGAAATGGAGAAAGAGAAAGCTGCGGCGGGTGGGGAAGTGGG GCATGGCGCACGAGGTCGTGGCAACCGTGGTCGTGGTGCTCATGGACGAGGCACCCGAGATACCtgtcctactcgagcacatcctactCCTATTGTTGAGGATTCGATTCCAGAGGTCCTGATCCAATCTGCTCCTCCAGTTGAGCCTATAGTGCCAGCTTCTTCAattgctccggttcccccactggttccccctcctcagcctacTGTTCCAATTACTGAGGCTCCTACCCCATCGGCCGCACCCATACCTCCGTCTGAGGTGAGTGTCGCCCCTGCCattccgacagtacctataggagtcGAGCATTTTCAACAGCTGGTGCAACTTGTTGCCACTACATTGCGGACCCGTCAACCTACTACTGTCGAGGTTTCTAGGCAGTCTAATTTACCTCAAGCTAGTGTGATAGCTCAAGAGTTCCggtag